Below is a window of Xyrauchen texanus isolate HMW12.3.18 chromosome 1, RBS_HiC_50CHRs, whole genome shotgun sequence DNA.
AGGAACTCAATCAGACCCTTTGTTTTGGGGAACTGTGATAAACTAGGTTAACAAAGAATATATTTCCATCTTAACTTGATAAATGTGCTCACATATGGGGGTTTTCTTCAACAACGGACACTTTTATGACCCAGAGgtacattttgtataaaaaaactcAGATTTCTTTAACTTTCATTTGGTTACCATATACtgtatgaaggtcacattaaaactataTTTAAACAAGGAGCGAAATAATCGTAAAATTTTATCAAACATTACACACTAgtttaaatagcatctgccacacagtgcagctatttgcaccccaatagtctggtgaaaccacTGAAATCTATGACAAACTAGACAAGAGGCGTTGCTGCAGTGGCATGGGGTGTAAAGATggtgtgaatgtgtactgttgtcctagcGTCCCTGGTTAGATTCCACCATTTGTCCCACTTTTTATACATCCAATTTTCTGTTTCCATTCTTAACATttactttaatactacttaaaataataatagataaaaatgtatataaatgttgatttcatcgcagtgatttggtcatggtgaatgctggggagtgcagagaagggtttgatgcTTGTTACAGCGACTCGCTTTTGTGTATATTGCATCActctattactatagtaatattgtaggaaccatgtttttggcagaaaatagttttaatgcaaCTGACActaaaggctgtagcctttagcatctTCGTTAGTGCGCATGCCTCCCATGCCAAAGACCCCGGTTTGAATTCTGCTCGGAGCGGGTCGtgcaggactggttacagtggtgctgtgacacggatgggagtgaggtttaggggcgtgagtgtaatggtagccagctggtaggtagctgtgcagtgtgtaaacctcactcccctggcttcAAGAGATatactagcgactgacgctaggggctgtagccatTAACCTCCGATGCTGGAGActccggttcgaatcccgctcggagctggtcgagcaggaccagttacaatagtaaccatggttaattttgtggttactgtaaatttacaacaaaataccatggtgaaacgaTGGTaaatgtagtaaaaccaaggttatatTTTCTAAAGCAAGGTTAGGTTAGTGGTAGGTTGTGTCTGTGAGACTCTAatcaaacacaataaaacacgctgcagtgatgcccatatactgtatgttagtatttagaggtgtaaatagcatataccattatttgcatcaGTGTGAAAATAGCATTTCCCTAAAATTTGTGATATTTTATATCAgctatataacattttatatcaaaaacatattttttttttatttctatcacCGTCATTACTACCACAGAATTCGATTTAACACAATACATAAGTTAAGATGTGGTGGAAATAACACTGTAGCaggaatttttattattattattattattatttttattttttttaaagacaaatcTCCTATTGAATATGTACGTACAAACACTGTTGGATATTGttattatagaaaaaaaatacaatgaacacttttaaatgaaagtgttaaaaatgttttaacaagattTTTACAGTGTCAAAAGTGCcttaagttgaagaaacacccatccactgttggacattgttagtagacaagtAAAATATACTAGTGACTGAGAAAAGTGTTTTAAGAGAGTTTATTTTACAACATTACACAGGACCAAATGTGTCCattgttgaagaaacacccataaagAGTATAGGAGTCATGCTGTGTCACATAGTGAAAGACAGTGTAGACTTACGGTTTCTCAAGCACGTCTTGTTGAGAGGGGTCTGTGGTACTGCCATTCTTAATAGTGCCTGCCTCGCActaaaaacacaatggaaatCAAAACCACAACAGCCTTTtattaaaataactgaaaatatCTCATTTTGATGAATGGCTTGGGTCTTGGAATGTCACCTTGACAAAATGCCATATGTAGGAAATGTAAAGATAATGCACCATTAATAACATATGGCTGCTGACAGGCTACACATTAGCTGACAAGGCAGTACTCACCACCACAGGAAGTGCACCGGCCATGTTAGGGCCAGCGGTGGCTGGAGTTTGCCCGGGGATGTTCAATAGATTAAACTTAGGAACAACAGCCACACTGACTCTTCGTCTGGGCAAGGCCTTagacagacaaaaacacattctgtgAAACGAAATACTCCATCATATGAACACTCTTCTATCTGTAGATACGTACATACACATgaaaggttacttttaaaatgtgatgtatttctgagtgaaacaggatattcaacaagaaaaaacaaGTACGACAGGACTTGAATTTATTTAGAGAGAATTTGCTGCAATGTTAAAAGTTGTCTCGACATGTGGTTGAAAgtaagttattatattttgatgaaagTTTAGGAAGGTAAGCATTCTTTCTTTATAttcataactttacacagaaaaagtgttaaaacacatgtattgtggctatacctttgaaacagtgagtattttaacatttatggattggccccattcacgtccattgtaacttactcactgtaaccctgatttttaTTAAATTCGTTTTTGTGGtaacaaatgctttcgattgagctcaTTAAGAACCCTTATTCGCCACATAAGGTTTTTGAACTGGCTTTATAAGAGATCGAAATGTTTTTTATTCAGAAGCCTTGAGTTCTTTTAGCCACTAGTCCTCTACAGAACCATGGAGCTTGAAAAAGGCTAAAGGTTTCCTTTTTGGAAAAGTTTGGGCTTCTCCTAAGGTTACCTACCTTTCCCATTTGCAGAGACATGGATCTTGATGCACGTGGCACGCCATCATCTGTAAATAAAGAGCAATCAGTCACTCAGATTAGGTCTTGTGGAAACAGAGCTGCGGTTCTGAAGCCTTGGGTGATGACTTCAGCACTGTATTGTGTGTGCTTGTATTTACCCCCAGTGTCGACTGAGCCCCCATAGCAGCGGCTGGAGTTTTGGTTGGCAAGCTTCTTGAACTCCATCAGCTCAGCATGGTCCTTCTCATACGTCCTCTTCAGATTCTCAACATACTGCATCATCACCTCAGTGGCCTTGCTCATCCTCTTCTCCTGCCATAAATAAGTATAAATAAGTATACAATAAGTATACATTTTTCTGTTTATCTCAAGTGTCTTTTGGTCCCACTAATAGTAATATTCAGCATATCCTGGATTTTTCACGCACTgtgataaaaaaagatttttacatGTACTTATCGCGCCagcttcctggtgaaatgaacactaaaggcgctaaaacaacaattacttttattcactttcacacaaatcatgagtaaaacatgATTATCAGCTCAGAAACACCCACTTaccctgttcttcacacaatgctTCCTTAAAACTTTTAGGGTGAATTGTAGGGGTGAAACATTTTAAAGCGATCATGAAATgcctttttatattattttatatgttccttgaggttcacttataatattagtaaagttctttgcacaaaaaacaatcaaatatatGTTGAACATGATCATTTTACACCCTTATTTTATCACTCTTGTCAGAAACTCTCAGTTtaggtgctgcttctcctttaagacttgacagtgaaCACTCAATGGaagtgcagcatagttctagcgggaagactagcagctgtacatcatcacatcattagctgggtaattccaagCCAAgcgcatgtaagccattgtttGATAAGTCTGcccacaatctatcacattgctgtttcagtgtgctaacacaggcaacctccaccaccccaccaccaccagttgagccccgtcccacacgggggtaggctcctcgcccctgcctcctatctccggcaggacatgacggttccgggtacaactccctcggaccgccggacggggcctacgccaaagagagagacattactttctgttttacatttatcaaataaatgtaatttaaacttcactcaagcctgcgtgtcttcccgatagaactgttttgattggctctctgctcttgactgacctgctctcttctAGCCATATCACTGTTCACTGCTACTGGGTGGGGCTACGGAAGTGATTAGGTAAAGTAGGCgttgttgtgttgttgtggaaaaggtcagatgcaaatgtctaccacagtgtgacatcacaatatggaggaagtagagaattcTTTTGGCAGTTTGGAGtagagtcgttttggcagcttggtttcaacaaatgctctttttgcagtaaaGAGGAAGTTATGAGTTCTGAAacgtacagtatgttttaatacTACAATGACCTCTTACATGTTAAAAGATCAAGCACAATTTGTTTCCTCCTGTCACTGTTTGCATCATGGTCGGGTCCAAGGCAGATCTTCTTTGTGCCCCCTGAAACTTCTGACACATGCCCACACCAAAGATCGTATCTTAGTACTAGCCCTGGCTTGCATTACAtagccaactacatttacaagcttgttcaagcatTATAAAAGTGCACTGTAGCTTAATTGagagagcattgcacttgtgatgcaaaggacaaGAGTATGAGTcttgaagagcatgcaagtccaGTGAGCCGAAACTGTACACCTGGACAAAaatgttcttggttgttggcagataggatgttccatgCATcctggagaatttgccacagttcttctatccatttaggctgtctcaattgcttctgtctcttcatgtaatctcagactgatacgatgttcagtggggggcttagTGAGGGCCATGTCATCTgtagcagggctccctgttcttgcCTTCTCttatattctatttgcaaaagtaatgtttgggagtttaacatttatatttccaattTACACTCTAAAGCTGAagaaccatcttaagacaaatgcttttgtgaaatatCTTATGTAAGACTTTTGCAGAGAAATTTATATATATTACTTCATTATTTTAAGTTCATTGCTATAAATTAATAAGAAGTCCAGCTTTTATTTTTTCTGCAAATTTGAGACAAGTTTGTTAAATGTGGAATCTGTGTTCTTGTCTTAGAACTGTATTTAATTGGTCAATTTCTGTGTTGAGATGTGTGATGAGTAAAACAACAAAACTGAACAGTGCTGTATTGGAAATGAAGAAGAGAGTgcaaaagtgaagtaaaaaacagTTGTGGAAAAATATCTCTCTCTGGTGTTCTTTTGTTCCTGAGTGTAAACCACACACGTTTAATGAACCCTACATTTACACAAGTAACAAAATATGTCGTTCCTGCTTCAGGAATTAGATTTTTCACGTCACATTtgccttttatgacactatctgttaggtttaggtttcaggtttagggttgggacatcaatttagtttatttaaaactcaatagagcattaaccttagaAACCTCATCTGCTTGGGAGAAAAtctaacttgcttttagcgcctTTTTAATCTCGGAACTGCTGTGATACGTGTGAGAAATTACGTAATATTATTTAGCATAAACGTCGCCATCGTcaagtaattttcatgagatcaggctgcctaAAGTTGTCACCCTAACAATTACCAGACCTCCCTAGACCTACCTCCATGGTAAAAAGACAGTCAAACTGGTTTGGGACAACACTAGGGTGATTGAACTGCTCCTTTAAGAAGGCCATCCTCAAAGCAAAGTATTTGTATGTGTTATTATCCAGCTATAGGATGTAAGGGCAAGGCTTAGTAAGTTGAGATAAGGATACTTGCCGTAAACTCCTGAGGCATGCAGGGCTAAAATTAATAGTGTCGCCACTGGTAACAGACAAACCGCTGAGTTATTCTTCTTTGGCTTGGTTTACATTGGCTTACATGTTAACCAAAGGGCAAGCATAACACTTCGCTAAATCTATCACAAACATTTCTTATCTGTTGGAAAATAAACATTCTCGTGCCCCTCTACTCCACAGAGACAAAGGCCAGTTTTTTATGAAAACAACATGATGAGCACTTTCATCATAAGCTTCTACTGCAAAGTTGAAATGGGGGGCAGAGAGGGACCCTCGGTAGCTGACAGGCAGTGCATCCCAGCTATGACGTCCAACTTACCTGCCGGACAGCTCCCACCATCTCAGCCCTGCTGGAGAGGCGGTTGGTCAGGCGATGCAGGACAGGGATTGTCTCTATGAGTTGCTGGTAAGACTCCCTCTGCTCAACATTCTGCCACAGTGATGGAGTGTTCTGGAATGGGACGTCAACAACAATAACAGTTATAGTACAGTTATAGTAGAGCTTAACTTTTACtcaaaccagaatattccttatataaattaacttttattttatggacCTTGGtgtaagaaaaatgtattttgttgttgtgttaAACTAATGAAATTCTTCCAGCACATGAAATGAAAGGGAGCATATTCTGCATTTCTTTCATTCTGAATTTCTGTGGACTGTTGGCCCTGTTTACATTCCCTGCTGACCTTCAGAGAGCATTTAAATTCTTCCAGTTCCTTCTCCATGTTTTCCTCAGTCAGGTTGCGCTCTCTTTCTGCCTGTTTCAGCCGCAACTCCAATGTGTAATTGTCATTGCGGAATGCCAGTGACAGCTGCACAAATGTGTTCTGCAAGAATAAGACGGAAAAATTTTATTTATCACCCACACTAAGAGACACCAACACACCAATTAATGACAAGATGCAGAAATTCACTGTGAAACTACTTATCATTGTGAAAACGCTTGTCATCGACTGATGCAGTCATCAGTTACAATCAGTTTTCACCAGTTTACAAAGTCAGTAAGTCTCTGGCAAAGTGGAAATCATGAAGAAAAATACATCTCATTCATCACCATTAAATTTAAATGGGTTATATAGGCTTAAACAGTCAAATTAAACCTACATTTTCctttaattgaaattaaaatgtcatGTTATAATGTCATCACTGGCATTTCTGTTCAACTCCATTGATTTCCcgcttttaaaatagttttactgATCCCTGATCTTTACTTTAACAATGAGAACTACTACCAACTACAATCAATTACTCATTGGTACTTTACTGTAACTACATATTTAGCATTGGGGATAtagtattaaaaatatatacactggtggccaaaagtttggaataatgtacagatttagctgtttcggaaggtaattggtactttaattcaccaaagtggcattcaactgatcaataAGTATGCatatattaggtcaaaaatggtaaAAGATAAACAGCTATCTCTAataactcatcagtcaatcattgttttgaggaattaaggctatacaatgattgaaattgcaaaaaaacaaggacagaaagagatgtggaaggccagatgtacaactaaacaagaggataagtacagcagagtctctagtttgagatatagatgcctcacatgtcctccgctgacagcttcattgaattctacctgctcaacaccagtttcatgtacaacagtaaagagaagaatcaggggtgcagccttatgggaagaattgcaaaggaaacgccacttttgaaacagaaaatcaaaaaggaaaggtttgagtgggcaaagaaatacagacattgaacaacagataattggaaaagagtgttatggatctgaaccccattgagcttttgtgggatcagctagactgtaaggtgtgtgagaagtgcccaacaaacctatggcaagtgctacaggaagtgcagggtgaaatgtcacctgagtatctggacaaactgacagctcgaatgtcaaggatctgcaaagctgtcattgctgcacgtggaggattttttgatggcaactctttgaagtagtttaaaagtacccatttctttccataagagcaaaattagtacattattccaaacttttggctgccagtatatatTTAGCTAAAACATTCAGGTACAAATGGGACAATTTCCTGAGAATGACCCATTACTGTTATAGTCTATATAAAGGCTATTAACAGAAGATATACCGAATGTAATAGTTGTCCTTCGAAATACACTTGATGTGTTGCTACACATTGCagggcatttatttaaaaatacaaaccaTTGTAACACATACAAACCCAATTCCCTATTATTACACTTATGAAGACAGTGTGCTTTTAAGTGCTGGACCTAACCGGAGCAGGGCTGAGGAAAGCAGTAATAGCATTTGAACTATATGGTCAGGTTCAAAGAGTGCAGCGGCAGAACAGCAAGTATTGTCTAAACATTAGAGAGGAAAATCCGTCCAGCCCTTGACCCTCACTAGCGTCATCCTGGGAGCAGATTGTATCCACAAAAGCATGTTTGTGTTTCCTCGCAGGGGACAGGAACTCACTAATGCCCATCAAATTGCCATGTCCTTAACCAGGCTCAGGAGAATAGATAGTGCCATGGCCTTCACATACATAACAAAATAGGCATATTCTGGGAAACACTGTTCTGCTCAAAGTCGAGCTGTGACTCAATTATGACCACCTAATTATTTCAACACCCCTGGATTGCATATTCTTTggctaaatattatatattaaaaagctAACCTGATCAAAACAGCTATGATTTCCCCTCTGTGAGGACGTGTTTATCCAACTTTTTACTAGCAGGTGGGCCCATTTTATCCTCCTCTCTTTTGCTGGCACAAACCACACATTCTGAACATTCACATTCAGAAACCACAAGTGTGTCTTAATTTGTTTAATGAAACTCAAGAAAATACACACCTCAACTTCCTTCTCTGAGAGCGGAGGAGCGCTGCAATAACAAAGCGGGGGAACAGAAATATTAAGTTATTTTTGATAGATCTGGTATTATTATTGAGAACTGATCAATCCATTGATGGTTTTGTGATGATGCGCACCAGCCAGGTAAACCTCTGTGCAGTTTCAGTTTGTGAAGCATGATGTCTGAAATGTTGGGCATCGTGTCAGGTTTTTCTCTCATCTCTTCTACACTGGGAGAACTTGTGAGCAGAGAGGGTGGACCTAAGAGATAGACATGTTAACATGTAATGCAACAAATTCATGTGTTTTGTTAATTGTGACACACATGGTGCCACCTGGTGGTGTATGCATGTAGCTAAATCTCAAATTAATGCCATAGAAACTACTGTATTTGAAGAGTGTGGAAAACATATAAAATGGGCTATTATTTTAAGGAGGTTCAgggttaaatacaatttaagctctgCTGAAAATAGAAATCTGTTGAAGAATAATTTTGACTTAACCTTCGGCTTGTAAAAAACAAGTAAACATTGTGTTTACAAGTAATGCACTTATAGTGAAGTCTATGGTGGAAAGGCAACACACCAATATAACCAACACACCAATATACACTTTTTTGAAGCTAACATGAGACTGTTGATTATTCATTTGCATACTTTTTACCATCATAACCATGCAAACCCAAAAAACCCTGTTGCTTTTGCATGATATGGATTATTTCAGTTACACATAACCAGAAGTTCATCCAAGAACAGTAGTTCCACTGCTATAAGCAATTTAGATAAACTTTATACCTCAgataacacacatttgtgtacagaataattcatataaatgctttaacaACAAAACCATctgcatttctgcttttaaaccacaAGTCATTTCTTGTCCAAGAAATATCCATTATAATTGCATCACTGTAAATgtcagtttttgtttgtttgttttttgcaacatTTCTTTAATGATTACTATGCATGCAACAGTGCTGGGTAGAAAGCTTTAAATGTAGTCTGGATTATGTACTcagattaccaaaaaaaaattcatggaccccgtttacacctggtattaagatgcatttttgatgATCCAATTGCatgtggtcagcactaaatacaggtgtaaacgtggtcaaaaacgcatgtgaccgcATTGCATTTCATGTGTAAACGCTAATCAATCCTTAATGCGTCCCAGCAGCAGCGAAgagccacccctcacctgtcaatcgaccactgtgctaaaacaagagatGAAACTATGCAAGGTATATGGTAATGGGTAAAgatgagtaaagatgctgactaccacccctggagtcgcgagttcgaatccaggatgtgctgagtgactccagccaggtctcctaagcaaccaaattggcccggttgttagggtgggtagagacacatggggtaacctcatcgtgatCGCTAtgatgtggtttgctctcggtggggcgtgtgctgagtcGTGGATGCAGCCATGTCTCCGCggaacgcactcaacaagccacgtgataaaaagtgcggactgacggtctcagacatggaggcaaatgagattcgtcctccgccatccggactgaggcgagtcactacaccaccacgaggacttagagcgcattgggaattgagcattccaaattggggagaaaaaggagaggaaaaaaaatatacatttggtaAGTCTTTCAGTGTTTTCAACTGGAGTGGGGAGGGGCGTAATTGCACATACAAACCTGAAACTAGCCACCAGCTATTATTACACTGAAGATTATGATAAGTGGTAATCCACACATAAATGACGATCCAGTTGTATCAGTTTGGTAAAGTTAGTTGAATAGCTTTTGTACTCGGCTTTAAATATGAATCCTACATGAATGCGCTTTTGCTTTTGTGACAACATTTGGGATGTTGATTCAAAAACATAACTGGTATAATAACATTTTAGGTGGcttttttatttgactttaaaACAGACAAATAGTGATTAAACTACACAAAAGAATCAAATCAATTCTCATATTTTGATCCAAAAGTACGTTTTCTTTTATGCCTTGAGGCAAAATTGTGTCAAACTAGTTTTAACTTATTCTCCTCAATTGCATGCGCCATCTAATAAACAAGAATTAGgttagaagtaatccaaaagtaatccaaacgcaAATAGAttagattactttaaaatgtaatcccAGATATTATGTTACTGACTAcagtataatttaatttaaatgtcatttgtaatgagtaccagattacaatgcagtagtaatctacccagcactggccAGCaatatgtgaaacacaaaagagaaaaaaacacctGCACAACAAGCAAACAAGTCAAAAAGCGTTTGTGTGTTTGACCTGACGAAGACCCATTCAGGGTTGAAACGCTGTCATTAAACTGGAACGTAAGCAGTGTGCCAGCATTTCCCTTTATTTTTCCTATGGATTTCAATCTGTCACTGTGGACCTGAATCAATTAGATGGGTGTATACTACCCAAagtttattgaaacacaaaagttAAACTATAAGCTCATGCACTGATGTTTGAATCACAAAGATCAAATTGAAAGATCACCTCGCTCCTGCTCAACTGTTTCACTCAGGTTAGGAAGCTTTGAACTTGAGATACTCTGGATGCGTATCAGTTTGTGTTCCTGGAGAATGAGGAAAAAGTTCAAATGCAAACCATTAACTACTTTTTATGAGTATTGCATTTACTAAATAGAGGATGTAACATTCCCATCTCATTTGCTGCCAAATCGGCACAAATCTTGCATGTTTACCTAGATGGCCAAAAACAGAAAAGGATTACCTCATGCTGTTTGGAGAGTTTTGGAATGTTCCCGGGTAGCACAGGAAAGTCTTTGTACCCGGGGGACTTAAATAGCGACTCCCTTGATGTTTCAGAGGAAGAGGGACTCTCTTCTCCTTTGGGAGCTGCATTGCGCATGTTCATTGAGCCCACTGTGTCCCAGGAGATGGCTCTCATCAGAGGTGGGAAGGCTCCTATGGTTTTGATTTCAGCCGTACATGGGGCTTGCTGAGTGGGCAGCCGGGGGACGGGTTTGGCTACCCCTGTGGCTAGCGATTGATTGATGCCACGGCCAGGAGTCTCCTCTTTTTTCTGGGCTGCATGTTCAGAGTTCTTTCCCTGATGGACTGGGTTCTCCTTCTGAACCACAGCGGGCACTCTGGCTGGTACAGCGGTGGCATATCGCGGGCTTAACGTGCCAGAAGACACCTTTCGCTTGTCACTGGGCTTCCACTCTACGAGCCTCGTAAAGCTCTGCGGTTGAAATATACACATATAACAGTCTTTTTAGGATAAATGTGATGATTATGCACAAATTTAAGACAAACAACAATTCTAATTGCATaaacacatcctcacacatttGTTTATGCTtcaatatttcaaagaaaatGGATAGCTTGTCTTATATAATAAATGAAGAGGAGTTCACACTGACAGCAGTTTGTAGTGACTAAGCGgcctgaagtcattcattttcaatgagagttggcGTATGGTGAGCAAAATTGACTTTTAATCATATGCaggatataaattaaatatatatatatatatatatatatatatatatatatatataaatatgtatatataattacattttcactagttaaaacgCTCATTTTTGTAAGTAACTAGGCTTGCAATTTGTAATGTCATTACAGAAATACCcatgttttataaaacaaattataattttttttttattttaagtggtAAAAAACATAATTACCGATATCTATGAGTACATTTTCACTAGCAGAATTGAATAAAGATTTGTCATCcactcttaaaggtgcactcagtaatttttttccccattaaaaaaagtttacataaattaattgtaattttgaaacatgtgaataaaatcatgaccactcagaaatgaggactctagtcatatcagtaaccttattaaagctgttttattctacatgggaggggcgccctcatgggggctgccattttagaatcacatgaccatctgaatactacctgcttaatctcagtaattgAGTCTTGCTATTGGAcgctttcactcttggattaaattaatcatagctGATTGTgactagtgaatttctacaatggcatctgtaacacaaaactgttgattttgaatgatgctgcatccacaccactaggtgtcactgcaaGGGCAAGATGACAGAAACataaagttactgagtgcacatttaaaacacaaatacagatatctataattttgtaaaagtttgaatttcaaaaataaatttgagCTGTGCACATCAAAGCAgttaaaatcattgttttgacatgaataattacatt
It encodes the following:
- the LOC127647060 gene encoding inositol 1,4,5-triphosphate receptor associated 1-like, whose translation is MPTLPEEEEDSPEELDSTSSSPSTYAPVESKVVTVTMTPPAIVLPRQASKQEPFPLEKARSHSPRPRLSRNSASSSPITTVDDEGRVIDLVKDPLPELQLSEEERQKNLELLEEAKKASDRFLQRRGRRSTSSLTESPTALSPNPTPCSSPRPSISSSFSVLSPLGPEVSTTPPASPQIPHTTQRLELPSTHDHGDTSQTELESFTRLVEWKPSDKRKVSSGTLSPRYATAVPARVPAVVQKENPVHQGKNSEHAAQKKEETPGRGINQSLATGVAKPVPRLPTQQAPCTAEIKTIGAFPPLMRAISWDTVGSMNMRNAAPKGEESPSSSETSRESLFKSPGYKDFPVLPGNIPKLSKQHEEHKLIRIQSISSSKLPNLSETVEQERGPPSLLTSSPSVEEMREKPDTMPNISDIMLHKLKLHRGLPGCAPPLSEKEVENTFVQLSLAFRNDNYTLELRLKQAERERNLTEENMEKELEEFKCSLKNTPSLWQNVEQRESYQQLIETIPVLHRLTNRLSSRAEMVGAVRQEKRMSKATEVMMQYVENLKRTYEKDHAELMEFKKLANQNSSRCYGGSVDTGDDGVPRASRSMSLQMGKALPRRRVSVAVVPKFNLLNIPGQTPATAGPNMAGALPVVCEAGTIKNGSTTDPSQQDVLEKPSGNPLTEQESESTPTKVLCSPEKISEEIRAKIEEEAFNRGYQEGLKRSKELQELKEEEEKAEEKQKEFEEEKRGNAKKERKANSRYEEALEILDRILPKFFRRNRMLWIVLTLFFVSFVFVNAINFFSNRYSDSGDTSAEKSAVAGKNTFFELNVGSKTPAPE